From one Helicoverpa zea isolate HzStark_Cry1AcR chromosome 10, ilHelZeax1.1, whole genome shotgun sequence genomic stretch:
- the LOC124633932 gene encoding homeobox protein SIX6-like — MRGSWDEAATAALHARILEAHRGPAAPERAAEPAACAEPAPQQLSVELAAPTPLLPLPTLSFSAAQVATVCETLEESGDVERLARFLWSLPVAHPNVAELERCEAVLRARAVVAFHAGRHRELYSILERHRFQRSSHAKLQALWLEAHYQEAERLRGRPLGPVDKYRVRKKFPLPRTIWDGEQKTHCFKERTRSLLREWYLQDPYPNPTKKRELAAATGLTPTQVGNWFKNRRQRDRAAAAKNRSALLGQGFASSSTYDEDSVDSEINVDEE, encoded by the coding sequence ATGCGCGGCTCGTGGGACGAGGCCGCGACGGCGGCGCTGCACGCGCGCATCCTGGAGGCGCACCGCGGGCCCGCCGCGCCCGAGCGCGCTGCCGAGCCCGCCGCCTGCGCCGAGCCGGCTCCGCAGCAGCTCAGCGTCGAGCTGGCGGCTCCTACTCCTCTGCTGCCGCTGCCCACGCTCTCCTTCAGCGCCGCGCAAGTAGCCACCGTGTGCGAGACGCTCGAAGAGAGTGGCGACGTGGAGCGGCTGGCGCGATTCCTCTGGTCTCTGCCGGTGGCTCACCCCAATGTGGCTGAACTGGAGCGCTGTGAAGCTGTTCTACGAGCGCGAGCCGTAGTCGCCTTCCACGCTGGAAGACATCGTGAACTGTATTCGATCTTGGAAAGGCACCGGTTTCAACGTTCGAGCCACGCGAAGCTGCAGGCTCTGTGGCTGGAGGCCCACTACCAAGAAGCTGAGAGGCTACGCGGGCGACCATTAGGGCCCGTCGACAAATACCGTGTACGAAAGAAGTTTCCTCTGCCTCGCACCATCTGGGATGGTGAACAGAAAACGCACTGTTTTAAAGAGCGTACGCGCTCGTTACTTCGTGAGTGGTACCTTCAAGACCCGTACCCCAATCCGACGAAGAAGCGTGAGCTGGCGGCAGCGACGGGCCTCACGCCGACGCAGGTGGGCAACTGGTTCAAGAACCGGCGGCAGCGAGACCGAGCTGCTGCTGCTAAGAACCGCTCGGCGTTGCTCGGGCAGGGCTTCGCCTCCTCCTCCACGTACGACGAGGACTCAGTCGACTCGGAGATCAACGTGGACGAAGAGTAA